Within Ipomoea triloba cultivar NCNSP0323 chromosome 9, ASM357664v1, the genomic segment CAACCTGTTATGTATAAACAGAATGCACTACAAGCGCACTCTAACGCACTTGCTCAAATAAAGGCAACGGAAAACCTTAACACGCACAGTTAAatgcaaatgaaaaaaaaaagtacgtcCTATTAACAAACCTGGATTAACAAATGCagaaaatactttttattttcactACAAAAGCAAGACTTTTTATTTTCACTACAAAAGCATTTCATTTTCAGTAGAATAAGTATTAATTTCCATTTCAACTAAATATCTTAATATCTTAAATCTTTACATTCTATctagaagaaataaaaaaggTTACTCAATATTCTTTTAGTTCTATAAGAATAGTGTATCACTTCATATGATAAAATTTGTTGTATGAAAGAAAGAAGGTTACACATAAACTTCAGCTCCAACACAGCTCCCCCTGCAGCTCTAAAATCTTTGTTGTCGggctgaaaataaaaaaatccccTATTAATAATCggtatacaaatttataaaactaaACTCAGAAACTTTAAAACAGTGGAAACTCATACAGTCCAGTAAACAGCAGATGTGGCATCAACAAATGACAGCTGAGGAAGCCCAAAATCACGGACTTTCAATTTGCGAACTGCATTAGTTAGGTTTTCTGTAAAAAGAGATTGCATTAGAACATTTACCGTAGTTCTCTTAGTGCAGAATAAAAAAATGTTGACTTAACTTGGCTAGAAGTATTCATTTTCCAAATTTGTGTAATAGATAGTATTAACTATTagaaatagttattattattgtatagttTGTATTCTTCAACTTAAACTATTAGGGATGAGTCATGTAACAACACAAAGTACTATGTAAAACACTATCTTAAAAAGCGCGATATTTGTGTTTTAAGATAGTGTTTTGCTTTGTACTCTTACATGACTCATAGGTAAACATTGGTGTTTTAAATAACTATGAGCATACTTGGTTAATACCATATACGGTTAATAACTACAATCTTAACTATAATATGACATACCTTattagcaattttaaaattggtGATAATAGTTTAAGTCCTTTTGAAGGCATGACTTTCACAATAACAGATCTGCATAGGAGATGGTGGGACAGTACTGTCAGAGTCAAACTAAACCAAATAGAAGGAGGTGTTAGTAGCAGcattaagaaataattaaagGTCAAACTAATAATTGCAGTTTaactaaacaaaaatcaaattattggTGCTTAAATAATTCTTTCTAATATCTAGGTTACACTTTAACTCAAGAACTACaacttatttcattttttaagtgGGTGGACTATGAAATTAAATACTGTGGTAGTACTACTATGTAATCTTTATGCTTTTCTGCCTTAATGATGTTAGGGTCTTTTGGTATTCATGCCTTCAACTACATATTATCTATCCAGTCANGCTGTAAAGATTCTGTATTCCAAGACTCCATGTTGAAGTATTTTTCCTAAAACAATGTATGAGTAgtaatgtaaatgtaaatgtcaaataCTCTTTTTTTATCCAatcattgtttttactttttttatccaatcatttttttacttttgtatttGATCTGctataaataaatgtacacCTTACCTTTGCATGCTCTGTGTATTCCTTTCTTCCTTCTGTATTAATAGTACCTATATGCTATTAAATTGAGAATACATAACTTAATCACATAGATAGTACATAGCAATGAATAAAGATTTCTAACATAAATTATTTGTGAAATATTAACAGTAGTAAATAAATGGTTCCAGTTTGGAACCATAATGGAAATAAATCAGCTATTCGAACCTTCACAACACTAACACTTaaagtaaaatgaaaaaaagaagtatGATCTATTAGCAAGGTCATATTCATTAACAAACTCAATTGAAGCTTTAGTTAGTGTTAATAGCTTCACAACACTAACACTTaaagtaaaatgaaaaaaagaagtatGATCTGTTAGCAAGGTCATATTCATTAACAAACTCAATTGAAGCTTTAGTTAGTGTTATTTAGCAAGCATGTAGTGTTTCTGTAGGATCTTATTATCCCAATCAGACCAATTAAAACCATTAATGCACTAGCGTTGGAATTTCTATGTAAGAATAcactaaaagaataaaattcaaTCCCAGAAATACTGTTTTTTATTCATGCTTCAGGCATTATTGAGCCATGAACTGCTTAGAAACATTAACGTCTACTAATGGAGACAAAGTACATATGGCTGCTGTGTATTCGAAACCCTTTACAACCTGTTATGTATAAACAGAATGCACTACAAGCGCACTCTAACGCACTTGCTCAAATAAAGGCAACGGAAAACCTTAACACGCACAGTTAAatgcaaatgaaaaaaaaaagtacgtcCTATTAACAAACCTGGATTAACAAATGCagaaaatactttttattttcactACAAAAGCAAGACTTTTTATTTTCACTACAAAAGCATTTCATTTTCAGTAGAATAAGTATTAATTTCCATTTCAACTAAATATCTTAATATCTTAAATCTTTACATTCTATctagaagaaataaaaaaggTTACTCAATATTCTTTTAGTTCTATAAGAATAGTGTATCACTTCATATGATAAAATTTGTTGTATGAAAGAAAGAAGGTTACACATAAACTTCAGCTCCAACACAGCTCCCCCTGCAGCTCTAAAATCTTTGTTGTCGggctgaaaataaaaaaatccccTATTAATAATCggtatacaaatttataaaactaaACTCAGAAACTTTAAAACAGTGGAAACTCATACAGTCCAGTAAACAGCAGATGTGGCATCAACAAATGACAGCTGAGGAAGCCCAAAATCACGGACTTTCAATTTGCGAACTGCATTAGTTAGGTTTTCTGTAAAAAGAGATTGCATTAGAACATTTACCGTAGTTCTCTTAGTGCAGAATAAAAAAATGTTGACTTAACTTGGCTAGAAGTATTCATTTTCCAAATTTGTGTAATAGATAGTATTAACTATTagaaatagttattattattgtatagttTGTATTCTTCAACTTAAACTATTAGGGATGAGTCATGTAACAACACAAAGTACTATGTAAAACACTATCTTAAAAAGCGCGATATTTGTGTTTTAAGATAGTGTTTTGCTTTGTACTCTTACATGACTCATAGGTAAACATTGGTGTTTTAAATAACTATGAGCATACTTGGTTAATACCATATACGGTTAATAACTACAATCTTAACTATAATATGACATACCTTattagcaattttaaaattggtGATAATAGTTTAAGTCCTTTTGAAGGCATGACTTTCACAATAACAGATCTGCATAGGAGATGGTGGGACAGTACTGTCAGAGTCAAACTAAACCAAATAGAAGGAGGTGTTAGTAGCAGcattaagaaataattaaagGTCAAACTAATAATTGCAGTTTaactaaacaaaaatcaaattattggTGCTTAAATAATTCTTTCTAATATCTAGGTTACACTTTAACTCAAGAACTACAACTTATTTCATATTGTATGAAAGAAAGGAGGTTACAACTACAACTTATTTCATATTGTATGAAAGAAAGGAGGTTACATATAAACTTCAGCTCCAACACAGCTCCCCCTGCAGCTCTAAAATCTTTGTTCTCGggctgaaaataaaaaaatctgcTATTAATAATCGGtatacaaaattaatacattagaaacatataatacaaaaatcaaattattggTGCTTAAATAATTCTTTATAATATCTAGGTTACACTTTAACTCAAGAACTACaacttatttcattttttaagtgGGTGGACTATGAAATTAAATACTGTGGTAGTACTACTATGTAATCTTTATGCTTTTCTGCCTTAATGATGTTAGGGTCTTTTGGTATTCATGCCTTCAACTACATATTATCTATCCAGTCAAAAACCTGTAGGAAGTATTAAAATACCAATCCCAACTACAGCTAAAACAGTTTTGTCCCAAATCACCCTAGATACAAATTGGGGAATGCAAATATGAGGCAGATAACCTGTTCAGCAGTCATAGGCATCAAAAGGAAACATCAAACTCAGAACAAAGGTATTCTACAGTAATCTCAAATCACTTTTGCATTCCCTTATACATTATCACCTTAATCACTTCAGTTCATATTATCTAAGAATCAAATTTGTATTCACTAGCATGTACAGTTCATCAAATTTTGAGGTTTATATCATAAACTGTTCTAAACAATACTTCATTTTCTTAAGAACTATGAATTCCTTAATGTAAACTATAGCTATTGTATACAGTATAAGAGCTGACACTAGCAAGAActaatattattgtaaaatttgagAACCGTACCTAAATGCTCTGTGTAATCCTTAGGCTGGAATCAATTAGTCCACATATGTAGAACAGATCTAACCTGTGAAACAAAAACAGCACAGAATTTAACGAATTCATCAAGAAATTCATTAATTACCAGTAACCGTAGCTCGATTCATTAGATCCACAAATCATAATCGCTGATCATCGGAATCTGCGAATGAAAACCTAACAATGGGATTCCGGTTGTGGATTTCGCCATCTCTGTGTCGAAGTCTGGGTAGATCGACCGAAGTGGAGCTCATACAGCTCCACTTTAGTACACAAAATCGATCTGAACATCGATTTGGTAACCACGATACACAAAATGGAAATAGCACTGCCAGCGTTGGGTTTGGTCTGAAGGGAAATCGCAGATGCAACGACACGATAGCtctgcgtttttttttttgggtccaaAATTGTTTAGCTAAtggattattatatatatatatataatattaggtaattatataatattaggtaattatatatttatgtgattTTGATTACTTtttgtgttatttttttaatatttgtgtaTCTATGGTACTGATAATAACATCGTAACGGGCAGACTTTGTTGTTTACTATCGACCTAATAAATAGATTATATTGTTGTAATATTTCAGAGAACACAAGCAATGCGCGAATAACGGATACTTATAATAACACTCCAAACAATGGGAAAGGCGTACAGACGCAAGTTTCGTGCATTTCCGCTGTTTTTAAGAATACAACCAATTCACCTTTGAGCATCCTGACTAACAGTAAGTTCTtatatcttttaatttattataaccATTCATTTGTAGAGAAATTGTAGACATTGTTGTAATATTACAAACAACGTATTTGACTCAACGACATGATAATTTTCAGGTGGTAACTTAATCAAATCCAGTATTATTTGCATGAATAACACATCAGAGACGTCACATGAGTTAAAAGGTATGCGGAAATTCATTTCGTACACGAGATTTATtccatattaataaattttaataacgGTTCTATAAATGTTTTTAAGAATTATATTATGTGTTGACCGACTTGGATATATTGAATAGGattgaagaaaaaacaaaaaatcccGTTACACGATTTGACTAATGGTTAGTTATCAATTCTGTCCATATTATTATGTcataataaatacatttttcGCATGCATCAATTGAGATATTTTTTGCATGTTCAAAGGGGACCCCACTAAACGCCGGTTTCATGGAATGGTATACCCGACGCAGTCAAACAACGGGACCCCGTACACCAATGATGGACCTTTGTCAAATTCTGCTCTAACAAGAGTGAACGGTACTCTAACCGATGTCTCAAGAGGTTAGTTATTCTACTTCATAATGTGTACAATCTTTTTATATCCAATTGCATGAAGTACAATCTGTTTGAATTGAAAGACACGTGAACTGTTTCTATCTGttaaatactaatttatttcaggATTGCAATTCTGTATCCTACAACACTCTGAATCAAAATAAATGCCATATGTACTCTACGTGTAGAAAATTAAGTTAACATTATTATATGTTACTGTATTATTAGGTAGTTCGGATAGGGTCATTTAGTTTTATTATGTGTATAGTAATCccttattagatattattagcaaTGATACATGGTTAAATAATGTTGAATAACGCTTTTCATTTGTACAACAGCTATAGAAACTGGCAAAAGCCATGTCAATCATACAGTTGATGACCATTTAGTAGTTCGCAATCTAGCACAAGATTTCTCCCAGGCAGACAACGAACATGAACAACTGCCGCTACCCAATGAAGGTACGTATGATTGCGTTATTAACTATTTATTcgaaatttcataaatacttgccTACAATTGTTTAGTTCATTGGTTCAGAAAATATCAATGAATTGTTATTAGTGCATTTAGCATAATAAATGCCATATTTTCATTCGGCAAAACATGTGatataatattgttatttaGTTAATGCTCATATTCGATTGTTTTTTATTGTGTCATTTTGCAAACAGAATCACACTTCAACAGTAATGAACACCCTACATGTCAATGCTTTGAACCAGACAATGAGTTGGTTATACCACCAACACCAACTCTTGGTATGCTATTGTAATTGCAGacttcaaaattaatttttattaattttttacactttatttaatcaaattgcattatatatcttAGATGATTGCATTTTTGCAGTTGCCTACATGGATATTGGTGACCCAAACAATATATGCGAACACTGCAACGCAATCTATTGGTTTGAGGAGCGTGTTAATAAGGCTGTGCGTAGCGGAACAACTAAATATTCAACGTTCTACGGTCATGGGAAGATCAAACTACCCAAAATGTCTTTACCTCCAAAAAGGATTTTCAACTTATTCTTTGAAAGAGGCACCAAACGgaatgaatttttaaaacacaTAAGGAGGTACAATAACATGTTTTCTTTTACGTCGTTGGGGGCTAAGGTAGATAAATCCATCAACCTTGGGAATTGCCCACCGATATTTAGGATAAATGGGCAAAATTACCATTTAATGGGAGGACTACTGCCAGATGTTGGTAAGAGCCCGAAGTTTGCTCAGTTATACATCCATGACACGGAGAACGAGGTAGAGAACCGCATCAATGCATTCaggtattaaaattttgtatttgttGTATAACCTCATCGATTACTTTTTACTTCCACAAAATTATTACAAGAATCTCTTTAACTAATGTATTCCTATTGATCAAATAGTGGTGCTGAAATGAAGGACAAAACGCATGTTGATATAGTTCAAGATATCAAGCAAGATCTAGATGAGCACAATGTGTTGGTGCAATCTTTTCGATAGGCAAAAGCTCAGATTGACAACAATCCACAAGTAAATTTTAAGATGAGGCTGATTGGTAGGCGGCAGAGTGATGCCAGAACATACAATTTGCCCACTGCTTCTGAGGTTGCTGCTTTAATTGTTGGCGATCTAGACCCTACACTAGGGCAACGAGATATAATAGTGGAGACAAAGGCCGGGTCACTTAAGAGAATAAACGAGCTCAATCCAGCATACTTGCCGTTGCAATATCCTATTTTGTTCCCGTTAGGCGAAGATGGTTATCGTGAAGATATCCAGTACTGTACTACAGCTACAAAAACAACTGGCGCTAGGGTTCGTGTTTCCCAGCGGGAATATTTTGCTTACAGAATCCACGACAGGTTCAGTGAACTGTCAACAATGTTATATGCGAGACGACTGTATCAACAGTTCCTGGTTGATGCTTACACCATGGTGGAATCCGGCAGGTTACTTTACATTCGCAATAATCAGAAGGCATTGCGGTGTGAGGCATACAAGGGGCTGACTGATGCTCTGACTAGGGGGGAGGTTGATACAAACAAGCAAGGTAAGAGGATCATATTACCTTCGACTTTCACAGGGGGTGCTCGATATATGATACAGAATTATCAGGATGCAATGGCCATTTGCAGACATAAGGGGTATCCTAACTTATTTATAACATTCACATGCAATCCTAAGTGGCCTGAGATTCAAAGATTTATGGACAAATGCAACCTCAATGCAGAAGATAGGCCAGACATTGTATCTAGAGTCTTCAAGATGAAGTTGGATGCTTTAGTGAAAGAGATACGCAATGGCAAGCTATTTGGTATTGTAACCGCAGGtatttcataaaattattttaatgccTTCTTTAAATATgacaataaaaaagaattgaCTATGTATATGCTCTTTCTATTTACCATATGTGttctgatttttgtttttttttttttttggttatacaGTGGTGTATACTATAGAATTTCATAAACGTGGGTTACCACACGCTCACATACTCATATTCCTAGAAAGATTGACCGAAGGCTTTTCAGCTAATCACATGGATGAGTTCATATCTGCCGAAATACCTAACAAGGAACAAGACTATGAGTATTATAAAGCTGTTGGGGAATTTATGATGCACGGGCCATGTGGACAAGAAAGACCTAAATCTCCGTGCATGGTCAATAAAAAGTGCTCTaaacattttcccaaaaaatttGTTGAGGTATCCACATTGGATGATGACGGTTACCCAATCTACAGGCGTCGTGACAATGGTGCAACAGTCGAAAGAAATGGGGTGCATTTGGACAGCAGGTACTGTGTTCCGCACAATAGATATCTACTGTTGAAATACAAGGCACATATAAACGTTGAATGGTGCAACCAATCAAGATCAATCAAATATTTGTTCAAGTATGTCAACAAAGGGAATGATAGGGTGACTGCTGAATTCTACAAGACCACAAATGATGAAAACGAAAATGTAGCCGTGGATGAAATTACAATGTATTACGACTGTCGATACGTGTCCGCGTGCGAGGCAGCTTGGCGATTGTTGAGTTTCGATGTACAGCTTAGGCACCCCCCCGTTGAGAGACTAAGCTTCCATTTGCCAGACTGCCAAACAGTTGTTTTTGAGGATGATGATAGGATTGAAAATGTGCTTAATAGACCGACTGTCAATCAAAGTATGTTCACCGCATGGTTTGATGCTAACAAGAAATATGCATCTGCTAAAGAGTTGGCTTATATTGACATGCCAAGTAAATTTGTGTGGAAGAAAGATATTAGGGAATGACATCCTAGGAAGAGGGGTTTCTCTATTGGACGCATATTTTTTGTACCTCCTGGTAGTGGTGAAGTTTACTACTTGAGATGTCTTTTAAACGTAGTCCGTGGTCCGACGAGTTTTCAAGACATCAAGACAGTTCAAGGTGTTGTATACCCAACTTTTAGAGATGCATGCTATGCTAGAGGGCTGCTAGACGATGATAGAGAATACATTGATGCAATTAATGAAGCAAGTAATTGGTCTACTGCCCAATCTTTGAGGAAATTATTTGTCATATTACTCACTGCAAACTTGGTGAATCGACCTGAGAATGTGTGGAATCACGTCTGGCACCATCTATGTGAGGATTGCCAATATAACAGGAGATTAGTGCTGAAAGACATGGGTAATTTCTTAATTCCATTTCAAGTCATATAGTTGACATAACGATTAATGTTTTGCTCTATCGTGAATAAGATATCTATGTCTTATTTTTAAAACTGCAGGGTTGCGATTGTCTGATGATGAGAAGAAAAACCTAGGTCTTCTTGAACTAGAGCTTTTATTGCAGCTGTACAACAAGTGTTTGAAAGATTACCCGCAAATGCCAAATCCAAATTATGATGATGCATTATTGGCTAACAATCGATTGCTGTTTGATGAGCTTAACTACGACAGGCAGGCTATGAGAGAAGAAAGTGAGAAGATGGAGAGTCAATTAACTGATGAGCAGTTTGTTGTATACGACACCATTCTAAGTGATATACAAAATCAAAGTGGGGGGTTGTTCTTTGTATATGGTTATGGAGGTACAGGAAAAACGTTTGTTTGGAAAGCATTATCTTCGAAGATAAGATCGGCAGGTGATATTGTACTGAATGTTGCATCAAGTGGTATTGCATCATTACTACTCCCAGGAGGTCAAACAGCTCACTCAAGGTTCGCCATTCCAATTGCAGTTAACGAGGATTCCACGTGCAACATTAGTCAAGGTAGTCAACTGGCCGAACTGCTAATCCAAGCCAAGCTAAtcatatgggatgaagcacccaTGATGCACAAACACTGTTTTGAGGCTCTGGATAAGACAATGCGAGACCTTATGCGGTATAGCGATCCTCAGAGCGTGCATAAGACATTTGGCGGGAAGACAGTGGTATTAGGGGGTGACTTCAGGCAGATATTACCGGTCGTTCCTAAAGGCTCTCGGCAAGATATTGTGTCTGCTGCAATCAACTCATCTTACCTGTGGGAGTCATGCCGAGTACTACGCCTGACAAAGAACCTGCGTCTTAGAACACTTGATGCGTCTGCCAATAAACTGCATATTGAACAGTTTGCTGCTTGGTTGGCTGATATAGGAAATGGAACTTTAGGCGGACGTAATGATGGCCATGCAAAAGTTGAAATACCGAAAGAAATGTTATTGCCATCAGATGGTGACTACATATCTACAATAGTGGATAGTGTATTCCCTATGTTCAGGCAGGGCGGATCAGACTTTCAACAAATGGAGAATCGTGCCATACTTGCGCCAACACTAGATGTGGTCAATGTGGTAAATGAGTATATGAGTGATTTGCATGTTGTTGAGAGCCATACATACCTAAGTTGCGACAGTGTTTGTAAGTCTGACTCAACGAATGGTATACTATATGATATGCACACTCCAGAATTTTTAAACGGGGGTATACTATATGATATGCACACTCCAGAATTTTTAAACGGGTTGAAAGCTTCGGGCATACCCAACCACTCTTTAACTTTGAAGATTGGGTCTCCCgtaatgttgttgagaaatatagaTCACTCAATGGGACTTTGTAATGGTACAAGATGAAATATAGATCACTCAATGGGACTTTGTAATGGTACAAGATTGATCATTACTAACTCAATGGGACTTTGTAATGGTACAAGATTGATCATTACTAAGTTATCTGATCATGTTGTAGAAGCAAAGATTGTCAGAGGCCACAGTGCCGGTAATGTCGTGTTGATACCAAGGATGTCCATGACTCCAACTGATACAAGATTgccatttaaatttcaaagaaggcAATTTCCCCTAATGctgtcatatgcaatgactatcaacaagAGCCAAGGACAGACTTTAACACACGTCGGGCTACTACTAAAGAAACCCGTATTTGTTCATGGTCAACTATATGTGGCTGCTTCAAGGATTAGTAACCCTTCTGGGTTAAAAATTCTAATACCCAATGAAGGAGGTAAGAGTAGTAACTACACTACCAATGTTGTGTAccatgaagtttttaataatttgtaaatttcctTTACAAATTAATGTTTTGTACTataaagtatttcttttataatgtttttttaaattagctCCTATTACATAAATTACAACATATAAACAAAGTTAGTTCTATGGATTATATCATTGTAAACTACGTAATAAAATCACATAACAATATTTAACTttagaccgtgcatcgcacgggtataatactagtatatatatatatatatagagggtcataatcaggtgtggtcgtgccttcccgtgcggtttacaccactgaatgttaagaaatacaccacacaaatatacactattaggtacacatcaccaaaaatacaccactacgtatgaaaaaatacaccacacagtgttaagaaatgcacaattagaaacaggggagttatgatgtgtttttatgcattttcattgtggtgcatttcttaacatattgagtggtgtaaatcgcacggccgcacgggaaggcacggccacatttgaacagatttctatatatatatatatatatatatatatatatatatataatctttaaCAATGATTATTTTAGTAGAACATTGTGTAGTTAGTTGAATATAATGACTTGTTCTATGGTCTTGTATGCTGGATAATAGTGGGATAATTTTCTAATGGGGATGGCAAGCcttattcaaaatatttttttatcagTTATTATAACCAACAGTTTACCAAAGTTATAACCAATGAAATATTATCACATTCTTGGCAAGGTTCACTTTTAATTCCTGATACATAATCAAATGAGAATGAGAGTTCATTGCCTTAACGATATTCTGTATGCTTAATTTTGGAATCACAGATAGAAGTTGTCTAAAGTCTACAAaatacaacaattttttttctctaatgGTGCATCTAAAATAAATGGTTTGTTAAATCTCAAAATACGGCACAAGCTTTTATCCAAAACTTTAAATCAATATTTATGCATCATTGAAGCTTTCATACAATTTGCTATGTGATAGATTAAATTAATTCGGGTAGTCCGAattaattaactcaataatTAAAAGGAATAAATGAATATGATAAAAGAACAAATGTAAAGACAAGAATATTGGTCGTGGAGACAAAGCTTGTATTAAGACTTGACAAAGAGGATTTGAGATCTCTTAACATGACAACAATGACAGATGCTCGAGGTGGTTACTCGTGCTGCTGCAAATGGTGTGACTCTTTCTCCATTTGGGATACTCATTCAGGAAATTAAGATGTTGATTCAGCAGCTTCCTCAAGTTAGTTTTGTGTTTGTTCCTCGAACTGGAAATGGATCTGCTCATGTTTTAGCACGAAAAGCTCTTTGTAATCCAGGGGTAGAAAGGATCGAATGGTCTGATTCTATTCCTTCTTTTCTGTCTGTTTCAGTTTGTAAGGATACTGGTAATGCTTAATATACGATTtcattttggttttcaaaaaaaaaaaaaaaaacatgacaaCAATGACTAAATTTATACTAATCCGCTTTCTAACTACCCCACAAGAATAAGGTAGGTGGTTGGGACCTCTTGAGCGAGTCCATGCACCTCCCAAACACCTACTCACTATCCAGTAGCCACCCCTAGACCACGGGAAGGCTCGGCCTCGTGGTCCTGGTCGTGTATGTTGATAAGTATTGGACTTGGTCCTGGACCCCAAGGCATCGGGCTCGGCTTCGAGCATTGAGCTCGACCCTTGAGGCCA encodes:
- the LOC116029910 gene encoding ATP-dependent DNA helicase PIF1-like, whose amino-acid sequence is MGLCNGTRLIITKLSDHVVEAKIVRGHSAGNVVLIPRMSMTPTDTRLPFKFQRRQFPLMLSYAMTINKSQGQTLTHVGLLLKKPVFVHGQLYVAASRISNPSGLKILIPNEGGKSSNYTTNVVYHEMLEVVTRAAANGVTLSPFGILIQEIKMLIQQLPQVSFVFVPRTGNGSAHVLARKALCNPGVERIEWSDSIPSFLSVSVCKDTGNA
- the LOC116029909 gene encoding uncharacterized protein LOC116029909; this encodes MRLIGRRQSDARTYNLPTASEVAALIVGDLDPTLGQRDIIVETKAGSLKRINELNPAYLPLQYPILFPLGEDGYREDIQYCTTATKTTGARVRVSQREYFAYRIHDRFSELSTMLYARRLYQQFLVDAYTMVESGRLLYIRNNQKALRCEAYKGLTDALTRGEVDTNKQGKRIILPSTFTGGARYMIQNYQDAMAICRHKGYPNLFITFTCNPKWPEIQRFMDKCNLNAEDRPDIVSRVFKMKLDALVKEIRNGKLFGIVTAVVYTIEFHKRGLPHAHILIFLERLTEGFSANHMDEFISAEIPNKEQDYEYYKAVGEFMMHGPCGQERPKSPCMVNKKCSKHFPKKFVEVSTLDDDGYPIYRRRDNGATVERNGVHLDSRYCVPHNRYLLLKYKAHINVEWCNQSRSIKYLFKYVNKGNDRVTAEFYKTTNDENENVAVDEITMYYDCRYVSACEAAWRLLSFDVQLRHPPVERLSFHLPDCQTVVFEDDDRIENVLNRPTVNQSMFTAWFDANKKYASAKELAYIDMPIRGPTSFQDIKTVQGVVYPTFRDACYARGLLDDDREYIDAINEASNWSTAQSLRKLFVILLTANLVNRPENVWNHVWHHLCEDCQYNRRLVLKDMGLRLSDDEKKNLGLLELELLLQLYNKCLKDYPQMPNPNYDDALLANNRLLFDELNYDRQAMREESEKMESQLTDEQFVVYDTILSDIQNQSGGLFFVYGYGGTGKTFVWKALSSKIRSAGDIVLNVASSGIASLLLPGGQTAHSRFAIPIAVNEDSTCNISQGSQLAELLIQAKLIIWDEAPMMHKHCFEALDKTMRDLMRYSDPQSVHKTFGGKTVVLGGDFRQILPVVPKGSRQDIVSAAINSSYLWESCRVLRLTKNLRLRTLDASANKLHIEQFAAWLADIGNGTLGGRNDGHAKVEIPKEMLLPSDGDYISTIVDSVFPMFRQGGSDFQQMENRAILAPTLDVVNVVNEYMSDLHVVESHTYLSCDSVCKSDSTNGILYDMHTPEFLNGGILYDMHTPEFLNGLKASGIPNHSLTLKIGSPVMLLRNIDHSMGLCNGTR